The following are encoded together in the Lytechinus variegatus isolate NC3 chromosome 19, Lvar_3.0, whole genome shotgun sequence genome:
- the LOC121405817 gene encoding 41 kDa spicule matrix protein-like produces the protein MMAFVCQSPTLKRYFNIPLAYQWASEFCEMVTPCGNGPAVMGSLAAPKSPQENMEIYQLVASFSQDNMMEREVWLGWKSNSPFQWENGAPAYPHGFSAFDGGQFQGGGAWPVNPRNPFTAQSAFAPVMRREFGTIPGRVDQNGRNIPPMEGPIWYIQELTGHEHAFVCEVPAGQSLLLPQQPTNPNFGNRPNQPPSTPNRPTTPNNPSFSPNQPGTGNQPNPNQPNQPTSPNQPQPRL, from the coding sequence GTATTTTAATATTCCTCTGGCATACCAATGGGCCAGCGAATTTTGTGAAATGGTTACCCCATGCGGAAATGGTCCAGCAGTCATGGGGTCATTAGCTGCTCCAAAGTCGCCTCAAGAAAACATGGAAATCTACCAACTGGTGGCCAGTTTCTCACAGGACAATATGATGGAGAGAGAAGTCTGGCTGGGATGGAAAAGCAATTCTCCTTTCCAGTGGGAAAACGGAGCCCCTGCGTATCCACATGGATTCTCAGCTTTCGATGGTGGCCAGTTTCAGGGTGGTGGTGCTTGGCCTGTAAACCCAAGAAACCCTTTTACGGCACAGTCAGCCTTTGCTCCTGTCATGCGACGTGAATTTGGTACAATCCCAGGGCGAGTTGATCAAAACGGAAGGAACATACCGCCAATGGAGGGACCTATCTGGTACATCCAGGAACTAACAGGACACGAACATGCTTTTGTCTGCGAAGTTCCTGCAGGACAATCGTTACTCTTGCCACAACAACCAACGAACCCAAACTTTGGCAACCGACCGAACCAACCGCCTTCTACACCTAACCGGCCAACTACTCCGAACAAtccttcattttccccaaaCCAACCTGGTACTGGTAATCAACCAAACCCTAACCAGCCCAACCAACCCACCAGCCCCAACCAACCTCAGCCACGTCTATAG